The following coding sequences lie in one Spirochaetota bacterium genomic window:
- a CDS encoding PLP-dependent transferase, producing the protein MKYDTKILHGAADRDPFTGALSIPIYPASTYHQKNIDERQQYEYSRSGNPTRRALEEILAALEGGRRGYAFASGVAALTAALTAVLKSGDHIVATRDLYGGSYRLLTNYLDRFGITHTFADTSDIAAVEGAMRDNTRVLFLESPSNPLLKIIDFEAMVALARRYGLVTILDNTFLSPYFFRPLELGVDMSVHSATKFLGGHSDLVAGAVVTATREMGRKVLHVQITTGGMLSPENSWLLMRGIKTLRARMTLQAEGAMKIARWLAGQPWVSRVFYPGLPAHPGHEIIKRQATGYGAVVSFAADSVERAYAIMRNVHYWTVAVSLGGVESILSYPAKMSHAAIPAPEREALGITDTLLRLSVGLEDADDLMEDLAQAARL; encoded by the coding sequence AGCATCCCCATTTATCCCGCGTCCACGTACCATCAGAAGAATATCGACGAGCGGCAGCAGTACGAGTACTCGCGCTCCGGAAATCCCACGCGCCGCGCGCTCGAGGAGATCCTCGCGGCGCTCGAGGGGGGCAGGCGGGGCTATGCCTTCGCATCCGGCGTCGCGGCGCTCACGGCCGCACTCACGGCGGTGCTCAAGAGCGGCGATCACATCGTCGCGACAAGGGACCTCTACGGCGGGAGCTACCGGCTCCTCACGAATTATCTTGATCGTTTCGGCATCACGCATACCTTTGCCGACACCTCGGACATCGCGGCGGTCGAGGGCGCGATGCGCGACAACACCAGGGTGCTCTTTCTCGAGAGTCCCTCGAATCCCCTGCTGAAGATAATCGATTTCGAGGCGATGGTTGCGCTTGCGCGCCGATACGGCCTCGTCACGATCCTCGACAACACGTTTCTCTCTCCGTACTTCTTCCGGCCGCTCGAGCTGGGCGTGGACATGAGCGTGCACAGTGCGACGAAATTCCTGGGGGGGCATTCGGACCTGGTCGCCGGGGCCGTGGTGACGGCGACGCGCGAGATGGGCCGGAAGGTGCTCCACGTGCAGATCACGACGGGCGGCATGCTCTCGCCCGAGAACTCCTGGCTCCTCATGCGCGGGATAAAGACGCTCCGCGCGCGCATGACCCTTCAGGCGGAGGGCGCCATGAAGATCGCGCGCTGGCTTGCCGGGCAGCCCTGGGTGAGCAGGGTCTTCTATCCCGGCCTCCCCGCGCACCCGGGTCACGAAATCATAAAACGCCAGGCGACCGGGTACGGCGCTGTCGTCTCCTTCGCGGCGGACAGCGTGGAGCGCGCCTACGCGATCATGAGGAACGTGCATTACTGGACGGTTGCCGTATCGCTCGGGGGCGTAGAGTCCATCCTCTCATACCCGGCGAAGATGTCGCACGCGGCGATACCGGCCCCGGAGAGGGAAGCCCTGGGCATCACCGATACGCTGCTGCGCCTCTCGGTGGGACTCGAGGACGCGGACGACCTCATGGAAGACTTGGCACAGGCCGCGCGATTATAA
- a CDS encoding MFS transporter: MSNKGGVADTAPGQGARAGAAVTGPGGNFRWVICALLFFAASINYLDRQVFGILKPLLKTDLRIGESEYGYIVMAFQFAYAAGMLLSGRIIDAIGTKISFALFLFLWSLASMLHAAAGGALGFGVARAFLGVSEAGNFPAAIKTVAEWFPKKERALATGIFNSGTNIGAILAPVLVPWLAGSFGWQAAFVATGAVGLMWLIFWFRYYDSPERSARLSPAELRFIRGDREESAGAPLSWAGLFRYRQTWAFVAAKFLTDPIWWFFLFWIPGWLADVRGMDLKSFGLPLVVIYTATTVGSVFGGWLSSFMIARGMPAHRSRNRTMLLFALLVVPIVFVQSHGMGLPAAIALVSLAAASHQAWSANLYTTVSDMFPAKAVASVTGIGGMAGALGGMLIAALAGNVLQYWEAQGDIRTGYFALFLVSGSAYLLAWCMFNVLAPGMKRVRTLE; this comes from the coding sequence ATGAGCAATAAAGGCGGGGTCGCCGATACCGCCCCCGGGCAGGGGGCGCGCGCGGGCGCGGCAGTGACCGGACCCGGCGGAAACTTCCGCTGGGTTATCTGCGCGCTCCTGTTCTTCGCGGCGAGCATCAACTACCTTGACCGCCAGGTGTTCGGAATACTGAAGCCCCTGCTGAAGACCGACCTGCGTATCGGCGAATCCGAATACGGGTACATCGTGATGGCGTTCCAGTTCGCGTACGCGGCCGGGATGCTTCTGTCCGGAAGGATCATCGACGCCATAGGCACGAAGATCAGCTTCGCGCTCTTCCTCTTCCTGTGGAGCCTCGCCTCGATGCTGCATGCCGCGGCGGGCGGTGCGCTCGGCTTCGGTGTCGCGCGCGCCTTCCTGGGCGTGAGCGAGGCCGGCAACTTTCCGGCGGCGATCAAGACGGTCGCGGAGTGGTTCCCGAAAAAGGAGCGGGCGCTCGCCACGGGCATCTTCAACTCGGGCACGAACATCGGGGCGATACTCGCGCCGGTGCTGGTTCCCTGGCTCGCCGGATCGTTCGGCTGGCAGGCGGCGTTCGTCGCGACAGGGGCGGTGGGGCTCATGTGGCTTATTTTCTGGTTCCGATACTACGACAGCCCCGAACGGAGCGCGCGGCTTTCACCGGCCGAGCTCAGGTTCATCCGGGGCGACCGGGAGGAATCGGCCGGCGCCCCCCTCTCATGGGCGGGGCTTTTCCGCTACCGGCAGACGTGGGCCTTCGTGGCCGCGAAGTTTCTCACCGATCCCATCTGGTGGTTCTTCCTTTTCTGGATCCCCGGCTGGCTGGCCGACGTGCGCGGGATGGACCTCAAGAGCTTCGGGCTTCCGCTGGTCGTCATCTACACGGCGACCACGGTGGGGAGCGTGTTCGGCGGCTGGCTCTCGTCGTTCATGATCGCCCGCGGCATGCCGGCGCACCGGAGCCGCAACCGTACGATGCTCCTTTTCGCGCTGCTGGTCGTCCCCATCGTCTTTGTCCAGTCGCACGGCATGGGTCTCCCGGCCGCGATCGCGCTCGTGAGCCTGGCCGCGGCCTCGCACCAGGCCTGGTCGGCGAACCTGTATACGACGGTTTCGGACATGTTCCCGGCGAAGGCCGTGGCATCGGTCACGGGCATAGGCGGCATGGCGGGAGCGTTAGGCGGCATGCTGATCGCCGCCCTCGCGGGAAACGTGCTCCAGTACTGGGAGGCGCAGGGCGATATCCGGACGGGGTACTTCGCGCTCTTCCTCGTATCGGGCAGCGCCTACCTGCTCGCGTGGTGCATGTTCAACGTGCTCGCGCCCGGGATGAAGAGGGTGCGCACACTGGAATAA
- a CDS encoding LacI family transcriptional regulator, with amino-acid sequence MLKIKKLKSIEDIAVACGVSISTVSRALNNEPGISSKTRQKILKMAQEQNFTPRTRKRPLVRSQLDLMVVVPEEEELSANPFFNVSELLGAINESFRTERKRVEIITAENFAHYIDVERPGCDGILFAYRGIEEALRKRLRDRKIPHVFLSRSFADDNYVSCNGIKGVLQLVEHLLATGHRRIGYFGNEGNPNNADRLRGYRLALAESGTALPADLVFMNRGALDSCRPAAEFFAAKKCDAVACFNDFQAVTLINELAALGKRVPADVSVTGFDDSPLSRVSRPPVTTIALPTFEMAFLASRWLRDNILNRLDRSLRIEVDGTMVVRKSVRRK; translated from the coding sequence ATGTTAAAAATAAAAAAACTTAAAAGCATCGAGGACATCGCCGTGGCCTGCGGGGTCTCGATAAGCACGGTGTCGCGCGCGCTCAACAACGAGCCCGGCATCTCGAGCAAGACCCGGCAGAAAATTTTAAAGATGGCCCAGGAGCAGAACTTCACGCCCCGGACGCGCAAGCGTCCCCTCGTCCGCTCGCAGCTCGATCTCATGGTCGTGGTGCCCGAGGAGGAGGAGCTCTCGGCGAATCCCTTTTTCAATGTGTCCGAGCTCCTGGGCGCCATAAACGAGTCGTTCCGCACCGAGCGCAAGCGCGTCGAGATAATCACCGCCGAGAACTTCGCGCATTACATCGACGTCGAACGACCGGGCTGCGACGGCATCCTCTTCGCGTATCGCGGCATCGAGGAGGCGCTCCGGAAGAGGCTCCGGGACCGGAAGATACCGCACGTGTTCCTGAGCCGCAGCTTCGCCGACGACAATTACGTTTCGTGCAACGGCATCAAGGGCGTGCTGCAGCTCGTGGAGCACCTTCTCGCAACGGGCCACCGGCGCATCGGCTATTTCGGAAACGAGGGGAATCCCAACAACGCGGACAGGCTGCGCGGCTACCGGCTCGCGCTCGCCGAATCCGGCACCGCGCTCCCCGCCGATCTCGTGTTCATGAACCGGGGCGCCCTCGATTCATGCCGCCCCGCCGCCGAATTCTTCGCCGCGAAAAAATGTGACGCAGTCGCCTGCTTCAACGATTTCCAGGCCGTCACCCTCATCAACGAGCTCGCGGCGCTCGGGAAGCGCGTGCCCGCGGACGTATCGGTGACCGGGTTCGACGACTCGCCGCTCTCGCGCGTGTCGCGCCCCCCCGTAACGACGATCGCGCTTCCCACATTTGAGATGGCCTTCCTCGCCTCACGCTGGCTCAGGGATAACATCCTTAACCGGCTCGACCGGTCGCTCCGCATCGAGGTCGACGGGACGATGGTGGTGAGGAAGAGCGTGAGGAGAAAGTAG
- a CDS encoding methyltransferase domain-containing protein: protein MAERAWRRARIKRDTFHGEGMSESAPRAIIFRGPMRGSSRFRGENLDGREGGCMSGTRDWDPGLYLKFEDERTQPAIDLVNRIRIGDPRRIVDIGCGPGNSTRVLARRWPNANLTGVDDSPSMLEQARAGDTGGKWILADARAYDPDARFDIVFSNAALQWMPGHETLIPRLFGMTADGGALAVQLPAFNRMPLGIAIRKIASLPEWREKTAGCEAMLTCLDYAEYYTILARLSARVELWETRYIHVMDTHESIIEWSRGTGMRPFLDRMDGADERARFERAVRIELEKDYPAMENGRILFPFFRFFFIAYR from the coding sequence ATGGCGGAGAGAGCATGGCGGCGCGCTCGCATCAAGCGGGATACTTTTCACGGTGAGGGAATGAGCGAATCGGCGCCCCGCGCTATTATTTTTCGGGGGCCGATGCGCGGATCGTCCCGGTTTCGGGGCGAAAATCTTGATGGACGCGAGGGGGGCTGCATGAGCGGAACGCGCGACTGGGACCCCGGGCTCTACTTGAAATTCGAGGATGAGAGGACGCAGCCCGCGATCGATCTCGTAAACAGGATTCGAATCGGAGACCCGCGGCGCATCGTCGATATAGGCTGCGGACCGGGAAACAGCACGCGGGTGCTCGCGCGACGCTGGCCGAACGCCAACCTGACGGGCGTCGACGATTCGCCCTCCATGCTGGAACAGGCCCGCGCCGGGGACACCGGGGGAAAGTGGATACTCGCCGATGCGCGCGCCTACGATCCGGACGCACGGTTCGATATCGTGTTCTCGAACGCCGCGCTCCAGTGGATGCCCGGCCACGAGACCCTGATCCCCCGCCTGTTCGGTATGACGGCGGACGGAGGGGCGCTTGCGGTCCAGTTGCCCGCGTTCAACCGGATGCCGCTCGGCATCGCGATTCGAAAGATTGCCAGCCTGCCGGAATGGCGGGAAAAGACGGCCGGCTGCGAGGCGATGCTCACCTGCCTGGATTATGCTGAGTATTACACGATACTCGCGCGGCTTTCCGCCCGGGTGGAGCTATGGGAGACCAGGTATATCCACGTGATGGACACGCATGAATCGATCATCGAGTGGAGCCGCGGCACCGGGATGAGGCCCTTCCTCGACCGCATGGACGGCGCGGACGAGCGGGCGCGGTTCGAGCGGGCCGTGCGCATCGAGCTTGAAAAGGACTACCCGGCTATGGAAAACGGGCGGATCCTGTTCCCATTCTTCAGGTTTTTTTTCATCGCCTACCGCTAA
- the gapA gene encoding erythrose-4-phosphate dehydrogenase (required for glycolysis; catalyzes the formation of 3-phospho-D-glyceroyl phosphate from D-glyceraldehyde 3-phosphate): protein MTYRIAINGYGRIGRCVLRALYEHGFRESLELVAVNDIAGFPAMVHLTKYDSIYGRFSLPVSLDGETMAIGNDRVRLLNEPDMDRLPWKLLDIDLVLECTGLCTTRSDAARHLAAGAGRVLLSYPGPADVDRTVVRGVNHGQVSPNDRIVSNASCTSNCLIPVLKTIDDAFGIECGQVTTIHAAMHDQPVGDSYHHADPRRMRAAERSIVPVDTHLGSGVARVLPGFEGKIEAIAVRIPSVSVSAMDITLLAGKAVSAPDANRALMEAAGGHLAGILGVNTEPLVSCDFQRDTRSAVIEASLTRAAGGRLVKLYAWFDNEWAYAVRMCETAAAMRGI, encoded by the coding sequence GTGACATACAGGATTGCGATCAACGGGTATGGCAGAATCGGACGGTGCGTGCTAAGGGCGCTCTACGAGCATGGTTTTCGTGAATCGCTGGAGCTCGTCGCCGTGAACGACATCGCCGGTTTCCCCGCGATGGTCCACCTGACAAAATACGATTCCATCTACGGGCGTTTCTCCCTGCCGGTCTCCCTTGACGGCGAAACCATGGCGATAGGGAATGACCGGGTCCGCCTGCTGAACGAACCGGACATGGACCGGCTTCCCTGGAAATTGCTGGACATCGATCTCGTGCTCGAGTGCACCGGGCTGTGTACGACAAGATCGGACGCCGCGCGGCACCTCGCGGCCGGGGCGGGAAGGGTGCTCCTCTCCTATCCCGGTCCCGCGGACGTCGACCGCACCGTGGTGCGCGGCGTGAATCATGGCCAGGTCTCTCCGAACGACCGGATCGTGTCGAACGCCTCCTGCACCTCGAACTGCCTGATCCCGGTACTCAAGACAATCGACGACGCGTTCGGGATCGAGTGCGGACAGGTAACCACGATCCACGCGGCCATGCACGACCAGCCGGTGGGCGATTCCTATCATCACGCCGACCCTCGCCGCATGCGCGCCGCCGAACGCTCGATCGTTCCCGTGGACACGCACCTGGGTTCCGGTGTCGCCCGCGTCCTGCCGGGCTTCGAGGGAAAGATCGAGGCCATTGCGGTTCGCATACCCTCGGTGAGCGTATCGGCAATGGACATCACGCTCCTTGCGGGCAAAGCGGTATCGGCCCCCGATGCGAACCGCGCGCTCATGGAGGCCGCGGGGGGACATCTCGCGGGCATCCTTGGCGTCAATACGGAGCCGCTCGTCTCATGCGACTTCCAGCGCGACACGCGATCCGCGGTAATAGAGGCTTCGCTCACACGGGCGGCCGGCGGAAGGCTCGTGAAGCTCTACGCCTGGTTCGACAACGAGTGGGCGTACGCCGTCCGCATGTGCGAGACCGCGGCCGCGATGCGGGGGATTTGA
- a CDS encoding type II toxin-antitoxin system Phd/YefM family antitoxin gives MKIASIAEVKSKLSKYIKDSHNVAVVITKNGKPAAVLLAIENDDQLERIILSESKIFQNIIHKSEKQITSDHKFKHDAFWKQSERNT, from the coding sequence ATGAAAATCGCGTCAATCGCTGAAGTAAAATCAAAACTGAGTAAATATATCAAGGATTCCCATAATGTCGCCGTTGTTATCACAAAAAATGGAAAGCCGGCGGCCGTATTGTTAGCTATAGAAAATGATGACCAATTAGAGCGGATTATTTTATCCGAATCAAAGATTTTTCAAAATATCATCCACAAATCTGAAAAACAAATAACTTCCGACCATAAATTTAAACATGATGCATTTTGGAAGCAATCGGAGAGAAATACATAA